The following is a genomic window from Fusobacterium perfoetens.
AGTTGTTTATTATTTACAAATTATAAAAAAAATGATATAATTATTATAGAAACAAACCCGTAGGGAAAAGTATTGATTTAAATAAGTTCAGAATATCAGCCACAATTTAATTATTGTGGCTTTTATTCTTTTTTTATTTTAAATAAAAAAATCACAAACCACTAATTAAAGTGATTTGTGACTATAAAATTAATTATCAATTAACTTTTGTTGGTTCTGCTGGAGCTTCCCCTTCAGGTTTTTTCATATCTTCAGCTTTTGGCATAGGTCTTCCAAACATCCATTCAAGGTGTCTTCTTAGTCCTAATAAATCTATTTCTTTTCCGTCAACAACTAATTTGTTATTTTCAGGTATTGTAACATATCCGTCCATAAGTGGAGTATTAGGATCTAAACTATGTTGAATTTTTATTTTTGTTTCAGTTCCTAGTGGTTGGAATTCTGTTCTAACTACTTTTATAAGATTTTCATCAGCTAAGATGTGTCTTATTTCATCTTGAGTGAATGGTCTTTGAGGTGGATAGTCAGCTATAAATAATGTATGTTCAGATATAAATTTATATTTGTTATCTGGTAATTTTTCAAATAATTCTATAGTGTATCTTCCTCTTGTAGGTATTAAGAATTTTTCTAAGTCAAGGATTTTTTTACCAACACCAAATGGATCTACCATAGGTTGAAATTCTCCTTTAGTTATTAAATCTCCTTCTGGTCCACTGATTCTAGCTTCAAAAAGAGTTGGTTTTATAATTTCATCGATAGTTATTACTATTGACATATGTTGCATTGGAATTGGGAACATAGGTTGAATCATATTGTCAAAAATTCCTAAAGCATCAACAGCTCCTCCTAATTGTGGGTTGATTTGTGCTCTATGTGCAACAAGAACGCTTCTGATTTTCATAATTTTCCTCCTATTATTTTAGTAAAATAATCTACACTCTATATAATATCATACTTTGAATAAATATTAAACATTTTTATTTAAAAAAAGTTTAATTTTTTCTGAAAGCAATATAATCTGTAAGTTCTATCAACATTTTTCCTTTTTCGTGAGAGAAGTTTTCTTTGATAATATTTTTAGCTTCATCAACAATCTCTTGTAGAAGTTTTTTACTTTCATCAAGTCCTATAAGTGACGGATAAGTAGATTTATTAAGTTCTGCATCACTTCCAATAGGTTTACCTAAAGTTTCAAAATCTCCTTCGATGTCTAGTATATCATCTTTTATTTGGAATGCAAGACCGATTAAGTCAGCAAATTTTTCTAATTTTTCTCTTATATCTTTTGAAGTTTCAGAGATAACACAACCGATTTCGATAGGAAGTCTTAAAAGTTTACCAGTTTTATTTTTATGGATATATTTTAAAGTTTCCATATCGATTTTTTTATTTTCACTTTCAATATCTATCATCTGTCCACCAATCATACCGTTAATACCAGCATAACTAGAAGTTAGTCTTACTATTTCAACTATTTTTTCAGGAGAAAGTAGGTTTAGATTTTTTTCAGTTAAGATATAGAAAGCGTGAGTAAGTAGAGCATCTCCTATTAATATCCCCTCTGCCTCTCCAAATTTTTTATGAGTAGTAAGTTTACCACGTCTATAATCATCATTATCAAGAGCTGGTAAATCATCGTGAACCAGTGAATAAGAGTGTATCATCTCTAGAGCCGCAGCTGACGGTACACCTAATTTTTCATCTTTATCAAATAGATCTAAAATCATCAAAAGTAAAATAGGTCTTATTCTCTTACCACCATTTAAAACAGCGTATTTCATTCCCTCAGCAATCTGAGTTGGATAAGTTAATTCATTTAAAAACAGATTGATACTGTCTTCAACAAAAACTTTCTTTTCACTTAAAAAATTCTTAAGCATTTTCTTTCACCTCGAACTCTTCTATTTGTATTTCATCATTGCTGTCTTTTATAACTTTTAAAAGTTTACCCTCAGCACTGTCGATAATATCTTTTGCAGTTTTTATATACTTCATAGCTTTTTCATATTCTTTTATTGATTCATCAAGAGTTAGACTTTCATTCTCTAACTTTGATATAATCTCGTCGATATTTTCTAAAGCCTTTTCAAATGAAATAGATTTTCCCATAAAAATCCCCCTAATCATATATTAAAATCATAGATTTTTATCTATCATTTTTATTTTAACAAAAAAAAGCTGTTTCATCAATAAAATAAAAAAAATTTTTACTTTATACAGAACTTTTGTTATAATATATTGTAGGATAGATAAAATAAAGGATAGAGGCAGTTTAGATAATGAAGAAAGAGGCAAAAATAAAAATAGCACTATTAATATTGAACTTGGTACTTTTGGTTGCAAGTATTGTGAAGACAAATCACCTTTTTATAATGATGTTTTCTGTAAGCTTAGTTTATCTTTTTTGGTTGTTTAGAAGAACAAAGATTATAGGTAGAAAGAAAAACTTTGTAGTAAAAGCCACTATGAGTACAAATATAGTTCTTTTTTTAATAATGATTTTATTTATAAGACTTTATAAAGTACAAGTTGTTGACAATGAAAAATATAATAATCTTATAAAAAGACAGATAGAAAAAGTTTATACTTTTAGAGGGAAGAGAGGAAGTATCTACGATAGACAAGGAAGAGAGATAGCTTATGACATTCACGTCTATGATATTATAATCGACCCTTATATGCTTAGCCAAACTAAGAAAACTAAAGAGATAATAAATGAACTTTTTGAGACTTTATCTATTAATAAAAATGA
Proteins encoded in this region:
- a CDS encoding polyprenyl synthetase family protein — protein: MLKNFLSEKKVFVEDSINLFLNELTYPTQIAEGMKYAVLNGGKRIRPILLLMILDLFDKDEKLGVPSAAALEMIHSYSLVHDDLPALDNDDYRRGKLTTHKKFGEAEGILIGDALLTHAFYILTEKNLNLLSPEKIVEIVRLTSSYAGINGMIGGQMIDIESENKKIDMETLKYIHKNKTGKLLRLPIEIGCVISETSKDIREKLEKFADLIGLAFQIKDDILDIEGDFETLGKPIGSDAELNKSTYPSLIGLDESKKLLQEIVDEAKNIIKENFSHEKGKMLIELTDYIAFRKN
- the xseB gene encoding exodeoxyribonuclease VII small subunit; translation: MGKSISFEKALENIDEIISKLENESLTLDESIKEYEKAMKYIKTAKDIIDSAEGKLLKVIKDSNDEIQIEEFEVKENA